A genomic stretch from Arachis stenosperma cultivar V10309 chromosome 3, arast.V10309.gnm1.PFL2, whole genome shotgun sequence includes:
- the LOC130965374 gene encoding uncharacterized protein LOC130965374 yields the protein MDPITDFLESDKTPDDEKSARALRKEAAKYAIIQGQLFKKGLSQPLLKCLHPDQTDYVLREVHEGCCGHHIGGKALARKLIRAGYYWPSMIKDSKEFVRKCVKC from the coding sequence ATGGACCCGATCACCGACTTCTTGGAAAGCGATAAGACCCCTGATGACGAGAAGTCGGCCAGAGCGTTGAGAAAGGAGGCAGCCAAATATGCAATCATACAAGGTCAGTTGTTTAAGAAGGGACTCAGCCAACCCTTGCTAAAATGCCTGCATCCCGACCAAACGGACTATGTGCTCAGGGAGGTCCATGAGGGGTGCTGTGGTCACCACATCGGGGGCAAAGCCCTAGCAAGAAAGCTCATCAGAGCTGGTTATTATTGGCCATCAATGATAAAGGACTCCAAAGAATTCGTCAGGAAATGCGTCAAGTGCTAG